The genomic interval CTTCTACCATGAAATCTGCTTTAGACTTTGCAAAATGGCCAGCAATAATGCTGGATGGGCGTGCTCCTAAATTATCGGAATTTGAAATGAATATATATTCAATACCGTGCGATTGAAGTACATCAAGAATGCCTGATTCCCAGAGAGTGGAATATACATCTCCATGTCCAGGAGGACACCATTCAAGCTCTGGATTTGAGCTGAAACTTACCGGCTTGCCACTGTGTGTAATAATCTTGGGCTGCTGATGCTGCACTATTTCGATAGGAATATTATCTTGATGGAAACGTCTATTACGATGAACCACGTTTAACGAGTCTTTCGAGGTTCGGAAAGAATTCATAAGAATCAGTGGTAGCTGAATTTTATGATGTGTACGAGTGCTAATAACTTGTCCCAGAATGATGTCTAAGAAACGCATACGGCGTGCTTTATGGCGTCGTACGGGCAGAAGTGATTTCGGTCCATCTAATCCCATAGATGTGCCTAATCCGCCGTTTAATTTAAGAATGGCAGTTTTAGCAAGGGCTGCGTGAGCGGTGCGTGATGACATGGAATCGTAAATATCCGAAACTGCAGGCACATCTTCGAGCTTTAAAGGAGAAACATCTTCTTCCCGCATCCAGCCGGCATCATCGTCTTGCCATACTTTATACATTCGCTCAAACTGTAAGATGGCAGTATCGCTGAAGTTGTTATCGCGCATTTTCGCAATACATAGTTGTAAATTGTCTTCCATGCGAGCCACGACCTTTCTGCAGTGTGTTTTCAGCCAGTATCGCGATTTACAATACAGATGCTCTGCAAACCGACTACGAACACTTACTGTGAATTTTCTCAATACATAGTTTAGCGAAGTTTTGTAGTGGAGGTTAATATGTCACCTCTGCTGCCATCATTGCTTACATCAGCAACGGTTCCACCTGCTTTTCAAATGCAATTAATGCTGCATTAATTACCTGATGCATATCGTAGTAGGCATAGGTTCCTAAACGGCCACCAAATACGACTGAAGGTTC from Alloscardovia omnicolens carries:
- a CDS encoding UTP--glucose-1-phosphate uridylyltransferase; protein product: MEDNLQLCIAKMRDNNFSDTAILQFERMYKVWQDDDAGWMREEDVSPLKLEDVPAVSDIYDSMSSRTAHAALAKTAILKLNGGLGTSMGLDGPKSLLPVRRHKARRMRFLDIILGQVISTRTHHKIQLPLILMNSFRTSKDSLNVVHRNRRFHQDNIPIEIVQHQQPKIITHSGKPVSFSSNPELEWCPPGHGDVYSTLWESGILDVLQSHGIEYIFISNSDNLGARPSSIIAGHFAKSKADFMVEVSKKTAADRKGGHFVINKDTKRLTLREMSQVHPDDKAEAMDETIHPYFNTNNIWIRISALKKILKKYNGVLPLPVIRNNKTVDPTDPASVHIVQLETAMGAAINLFENSTCIEVDRSRFLPVKTTEDLFILRSDRFHLTDAYELEDGNYIFPNISLDQRYYKNIQDFDERFPYGVPSLAAAASVTIEGDWTFGQDTHCFGRAYLEDLGQPSYVPNGEYIGQQGIEPNEWLH